The Salvia miltiorrhiza cultivar Shanhuang (shh) chromosome 2, IMPLAD_Smil_shh, whole genome shotgun sequence DNA window AATGTGGTTTTGTGCTTTCCAGATGTTGTATTAATTTGAACAGTTGCCCCTGCAATAGTGTGCAGAAGTAACCGCAAATTTAGAAGAACATATATGGTGATAACTGATAAGTTCTTGCTTCCTAACTAGTACAAAGATAAGAGAACATAGTTCAATGAAAACCGTTATTTTAATAAAGGGAAACATAATGCTTTAATAGAATCCGATCACTTTTCCCAGCATTATTCCTTTGTTTCTGCAGTGTCCCATGAGCAACATGAGATTGCAAGAAGACTGAAAGAACAAGCTTTATCACCTTGAATTTTGTGGCAACACTTAGCTTCTTACAAACCGACAACCCTGACTGCACTGATGCACTATCTAGATTCTGGGATAGCTTAAGTAGGGCAGCAAAAGATTGAGGAAGTCGACCAGTGCAAGATGAGAGTAGCTCAATGATTTCAGAATGTATTGGATCCCGATTCTTTTCCAAGAATTTTTCCGTCTCATAGAGAACCTATAGTACAAAGCTCATatcaatataaattaattaaaataagctttaattataattttaaaatacctAAATTATAACATAAATGTTAACAATTTCTATATCCAGAATCAACTGGCCTGTGTAATAGATCAGAAAGACTTTTCCATCACTATGACAAGGATATTCTAATCATAAGTTGCACCATGGCCTCAAACAATTGTGCATAACAAGCACAACTAGCATGTATGGATCAACCTTCCATCATTACAATTAAAGTAAAAAATGTTACAATAAAATCTATGGATTTCTCATATTTATCCCTTCACCCGTAATATcagaaccccccccccccaccaaaCCCACCACCACCACACAGACATAAACAATCCATCTTTTACAATCTCCAgtcaaaatcaaattatataaattGACTTTTCCTAAGATACATGAACACTATTTGTAGCTACAATTTCACTGAGCTGGTCAACAGTTAACGAATACATTCATGAGCACCACCATAATAACTGATTACCAGCATATGATGATCCACACACAATATGGACAGGTACTTACTACAGTCAAATTCCAAATCTACTTGAGGTTCATTTGCTCTAGCTAAATTGTTGGATGTGTACAGAGATTCCACAAAAGTACAATGACAAGTAAACTGACCTCCCCGGCATGATGGCGAACGCTGAATGTTCCACCTCTTTCTCCTTTAAAGCAACGGTTAGTACTTAAGTGATGCTTAAGTTTAGCAGCAAATGTTAAATCTGTAGCTTTGGGAAGATTTGATAATTCATCCAGTATAGATATCAGTCCGATAGGTTTCTGTTCGAGCACACCATTGTGAACATAAGAATAAGGCGACATAATTTGTTCAATACTAATATATATCTCCAACAAAAGCAGGTAAAAGTCGGATATTATAAAATTTAGCAGATAAGAAAAAGATTAGGGAGCAGTTTTATGGTTCAGATTAATGTGTATTAGTGATTAATAGAAAATGGCTTTAGTGGCCCTTCTCCCAATGTCACCCGCAGACAGGAACAGAACTATGTCAAATCAGAATGCTGCATGGAAAAGGAAAACTACTTTACAACAGTAAAAACACTGCTATGTATAGGAGCACCTTCTCAAAAAGATCCACACAGTCTTGGTTGTCTTCAAAATCTACTTTTTTCCAGTCAATACCATCTAACTCATACTCCTGCAATCAGAAATATTCCACCGGCACCAAGAATGAAATTCCAATATCAGAAGGGTTATGCTAAAATATTTAATGCACAATTTGCAAACCAGTCTGCATTAAGCTAATTTGCTTATTCAGATAATTAAGGCAGAAGCGTTTAATTATGGATTTCACAAATAATAATCCTTATATGCATTATTGTGCGAAGTAAAACCAGAGAAGGAAATAAATGTATGAAGTAGCCCCAATAATGCCTTCTGAAAACCTAAAGATTGGAAGACATGTATGATGCTTACTTCTTGCTCAAGTTTGACGAGATGTTGATTGAAATGTTGCTGGAGCCGCTCATTAGCATAATTGATGCAAAACTGTTCAAAGCTATTGTTCTAGTGCAAAAAAAGGCAGTCAAAGACTTCAAGTAAGACTATTTAAAGAGGGAAACAGTTGCACCATAATATATGCAAAGGAAAATATCAATCATTATATACCTTAAGTGATTCAAATCCATACGTATCAAGAATGCTTACTGAGCGCCCCATATTATCTTTCCCTGCGGAAAGTGATAAGTTGATCTGCTCCACAAGCCAGTCGAACAAGCTCACATAAATACACCTTGCCAATGCATCTCTTGTGTTCATTGCCTATTATGAGGGAAAACCGACATAGCATAAGTGTGATGGTTTTGCAAACAAACCATCCTGTAAAATATGCAAGTAACCATGAAGAACTAGCATGAAATATTTGTAATGTTGAAATCAGGTGTGTTCAAGAAATTATCGATCTTTGAAATTATGAACCTGATCAAGTGTAAGAGATTTGGTGACCTCATCCTTTCCAGCTCGTACCCTCCGGGTTGACAGAGTAAGTATCAGGTCTTGCTCACTACAGCCTATCAAGCCAGCAGCATTTGTAACAGCTGGAGATAAGGAAATCAATTTAGATAGTTAAGTCAACAGATAAGTGTAAACCTAATCTTTAAATTCCATGATGTTCTGTATTTATGATGATCACAAAGGTTATTGGTGGGGGGAGGGGACTTTTAACCATTTGCTCTAAAGGAAATTAGAAATGCAAACAATTCCTTTGGTACAATTACTGAGTTTCCTATAGCAAATCCCCAACAGGAATTCCCTTCAACATAACTATATTattcccaaaaataaataataaaaagggAAGTTGTAAAAGGATAATGACTAATAAAAGAGGAATGAATTAGAACATGCAGATACCTTCATCAGAAACAACCTCGATGTGCTTTTGATTGTCAATTACAAGAAACGATATGTTCCCCAGCCACAGAACTGCAGCAAGCATCTCGAAGGCATGCTCCTGATCTTCTTTACAGATTCTGATAGAATCTAAGGCTCCCTAGGGAGAGAAAACATATTCTGGACTTAATAACTTTATTacagataaaaaaatatactgaAAAGACTAGAAACTTCTATAGCAACTATGCTCGATCTGGTCTTTTATTTTGCCCACCAGTGCAGCAGTTTCCTCACTAAAGATTCAAACCTCTTCTGATACAAGTTGGCTGGTTGCGTAACGAATGAGTAAGTACAATACAAATCGCAGCAGTTAACCAAATATACAACTCATGTGCAAGACCAGTCATTTACCATAAGATTATGaaacttctgagcatcatcaatgttggggatcgccAAACATTCACTCTGATTGAGATAGCTGTATTCAGAAGCACTTCTTAACCTCAGCCtacctgaaaaaaaaaaaaaaaaaaagaacaatgtGCCATATCATCCAATCTTTGTATTTGAAGAAAAACTACAAATGTATTATAGGTAATAGGTGATAAAATAAAGTGCAAAGAATTGTGCAccattaaaaatatactatattttaactGGAAGATGCAAGAAAAGGATTCAGCAGCTGCTATATAAGCTACGCTCATGCTTTGGTATGACTTCTTAACCATGAAACTCCAACTAGTATGTAAAACTGATACCAGCTGATAACAGAGATTTTTCATATGCCACACATATAGTAATAGAAGAAAATATTTCAGAGTAATCACCAAGTCAAAACATATTTGAACTATTCTCATAATTTTCATTTACGTACAAGAAAAAAGAACAGATACAGGAGAACTGATGAGTGGGGAAAAGCTGAGAACAAACCTCGGAGAGCAGAAGGAGCACCGGAGCAGAGCTGATAGAAAATGTGATAGGACCGCTCTCCTTGGGCCAACTGAACAACTCTTGACTGGTCCAACATGGAATCATGTCAATCCCAGTCCATTATAAATATGCAGACTAGAGAAGGAACTCACTGATTTTGATACACATACTGACCTTTTCAAAGAGAACTGTTCGTAATTGAGGAATTTCACATTGTACATGAACAAAAtagcaaagccatatcagaaaAATATGACTAAGAATAGACTAAACTAATAACTTTCCAAAGTTCAACTTGACCATTAAAAGCATGCTTACAGGTTTGTATTTTAGCACCAGATATTTTCCCAGCAGCACTGAAGTGGATTTCAATTAATTTTCCCTGCACGGATCTTGAGTGTTACCAGACCAGTCTTCCCTACGTTGATTGCCAAAAACTAACATAGGATACCTCTTCAAGTAGTAGGAAAGAAATTCAGAGAGAACTCACAAATCGGCTGGAGTTGTTGTTCCTGGTTGTTTTGGCATTACCAAAAGCCTCCAGTATACAGCTTGTTTGAATAAATTTAGATTCTattccaccaccaccaccaccacctccaccaaGAGCTGCCAAATATTGCATTGCAATCTTAGCTGTCTCAGTCTTGCCAGCACCACTTTCTCCACTAAAGATCAAAACAAGAAATTATTTCACTTTCATGAAGCATTCATGTACTACATTTAACTCAAACCAAGCACCAAACCCGATAGTGAAGAATAAAGTTAATCAaacaaaaattattataaaaaaagttACAGTATGGAGCAATGGAAGAAGATCAGTATAGAAACTGCAGCTAACCTGATAATGATAGACTGGTTTACTTCATCTGCAAATTTCAAAACGAAGCAAAGGGAAAGGGTAAATTAGCATCTTGACCAAAGCAATATATCAACAAGGCAAGCATTTCTCCGAGTATTAAAGGTACATCACCTACTATCATTGCATTGTATGCTGCATCAGCAATGGCATAAACATGAGGACTGTCCAGAAGCTTCTTTCTGTAAGCAGTAACTATATCATCCCCATATAGCTGGACATTTTTAAAAGGATTGACTGCTAGTAGTACGGGGCCTGCCTTACTCTATGTAAAGCAAAGAAGAGAAAATTTTTAGGTTAGAAACAATGTTATTTTATAAACAGATAATATGAGAAGGATTTCCAATAGagaattacatatatattatcttGTGAATATCTATACTGAAGATTGTGAAGAACTGAAGGCTCGTTCAAATAACTTAGTTGTCCAAGATCATCAACTTCATCAAGTATATGCGGATTGGCTGGTAGAAGGTCTTGTGTGGGAACTGTCGCAACCTACAGTGATAATGCAGTGAGTGCAAAATTCTTGTAGAATGCAACAAAAGCAGTGAACAGTTGACAAATCAAATGAACTAACACTTCCGTCCGATAGCAGAACCGAAGCTGTCTCCCCTGAGTTTGATCTTATTTGCCCAGATTCCCAGAGGTCATCATGTCGCCGACACCAAACACGAAGCTTCTAAAATTACAATCATCACTAACAATCAGTAGCTGAGTGCCAAACATTTGGGTAAGATAAAAATACAAGATACTGGCCATTGTTACAAATAATCATGTGCCTCACTATTATTTGATATAATGTACAAACAATCCGGAGCGCTTCAACTTCCCCAGCCAAATGCTTTAGTGTCCAGCACAACAAAAGGCAAGTAAACCAGACACGATATAACAAAAAGAGAGACAGGAAAAGTTGCATTTCAACATAATCTAGCTAAGCTCGCAGGCAAGAAAACAGAAGTTACAGATCTGACTTATCTTAGAGAACGTCTAATCTCAGGTAATGAAACCAGCACCATAAACCATAAATCAAGAATCCAATCTCACAAATTATGTcggtgaaaattataaaaaaggtCACCAGGTACAAGCTAGAATTCAAGTATGACAATACAATTGTGAAATACAGAAGTCTAACTATATAACATGTTGCATCATTTAAACCCTTAGgaacaaaataaacaaatttcaCAAAACTTGATGggcataaaaataataatttcctcATAAACCCATTATAAAACCCACAGTTCTTGactttctgtttttctttttttgtagcattaaaattagaaaattctCAACCAGATATGAAAGAATATTAGCAACCAGAAAACAAATTCGAACAAAATAGTCTACCTTTTTCATGGGACGCCCCATGTCATCATCCGCCGCCAACTCCCTAAAACTCGAGACAGATCCCGGCGCCACGTGTCCGAGCTTGCCATTGCCTTTCTCCTCCAACATCTGGTTGCCCTCATTCTCATCCGCCGCCGCTACACATAGCGACTCTACATCTTCCATTTCCTCAACTTTTTTAGCCCCAAAATAATTCCCTCTCTGTCCT harbors:
- the LOC131007822 gene encoding myosin-2-like, whose protein sequence is MLSLSTARSSLEEMLESLRREEETQTPRDLPPALPPRPKATSRARLPSAKRPLPMSSSSCVLNKEERQGQRGNYFGAKKVEEMEDVESLCVAAADENEGNQMLEEKGNGKLGHVAPGSVSSFRELAADDDMGRPMKKKLRVWCRRHDDLWESGQIRSNSGETASVLLSDGSVATVPTQDLLPANPHILDEVDDLGQLSYLNEPSVLHNLQYRYSQDNIYSKAGPVLLAVNPFKNVQLYGDDIVTAYRKKLLDSPHVYAIADAAYNAMIVDEVNQSIIISGESGAGKTETAKIAMQYLAALGGGGGGGGGIESKFIQTSCILEAFGNAKTTRNNNSSRFGKLIEIHFSAAGKISGAKIQTFLFEKSRVVQLAQGERSYHIFYQLCSGAPSALRGRLRLRSASEYSYLNQSECLAIPNIDDAQKFHNLMGALDSIRICKEDQEHAFEMLAAVLWLGNISFLVIDNQKHIEVVSDEAVTNAAGLIGCSEQDLILTLSTRRVRAGKDEVTKSLTLDQAMNTRDALARCIYVSLFDWLVEQINLSLSAGKDNMGRSVSILDTYGFESLKNNSFEQFCINYANERLQQHFNQHLVKLEQEEYELDGIDWKKVDFEDNQDCVDLFEKKPIGLISILDELSNLPKATDLTFAAKLKHHLSTNRCFKGERGGTFSVRHHAGEVLYETEKFLEKNRDPIHSEIIELLSSCTGRLPQSFAALLKLSQNLDSASVQSGLSVCKKLSVATKFKGQLFKLIQHLESTKPHFIRCIRPNNKQIPGAFEKDIALKQLRCCGILQVVRISRSGYPARMTHQEFTRRYGSLLGETMDCQDPLSMSIAILQKFGVLPEMYQVGYTKLYFRKRQIDILEDARKQVIQGTLEVQKCFSGHHACQDFRKLKEEVVTLQSYIRGEIARKEYGALLGLKKQVICGRPDEQFMAIVQIQSVIRGWLARKQVNHLRNSRQLNDSNPKHSRRISEVKDLQPERLSLVVEELQKRVSLAEATFGQKETENMALREQLVQYEARWSEYEAKMKSMEEIWQKQITSLQMSLAAAKKSLVADNAINPARRLDGAQSPQFYESEDTSMGTQTPGGSTPIRYANNGTDELPCRDRDTNGSLNPVSHLTKEFEDRRRAFDEEALAVVEVKSDQSPIHAVEEFRRLKHRFEAWKKDYKGKLKEAKAKVYKLGRNEAEKHRRKWWGKKSKRS